From the Daucus carota subsp. sativus chromosome 8, DH1 v3.0, whole genome shotgun sequence genome, one window contains:
- the LOC108197965 gene encoding uncharacterized protein LOC108197965, with protein sequence MGEDGTMKCPCKRCRNLNWLSIDDVRFHLLAKGMLEGYTVWTSHGEERGRKRSRTSYNRYCVREPTRVEQPVDLNAMLHDFAGENSEFYNNVDTGTRNVEEVPNDSARKLYEVIVENGAPIYPGNTKYTRLSFTTKLLEFKNISHCSNKAFDSLLTLFADVLPKKHTLPQTYYEMKKIMKGLRVEYQKIDLCENDCMLFYGDDKDKVVCDICGQDRYRDVLRKDGKKIPKKILRHFPLIPRLQRLYMSKHTSDHMRWYKNRDVKEGEISHPADGEEWKNFDRRYPSFAQEIRNIRLGLATDGFNPFGPTGKKTYSVWPIVVVVYNLPPSMCMKKPYMFMTDIVPGPNSIGKDINVCLRPLIDELKILWNTGIETYDQSLKQNFTMRAALMWTISDYPAMSMISGWSGKGKLGCQVCLGSVQGFQLKHCGKCSFYGTNRIFLEPNDPLRQKSNLFDNAERRVFRGRLSGEGVKELLDGLVFPPPGKTNTKARSIGYGEEHHWTHVPIFYELPYWSSHSLRYSIDIMHTEKNVFENLFFTIVNAKKSKDHKKARADCKHFGVLPHLWIDENGKSPKAPFSITRKQRKLLCEWISSLKLPDGYSSNISRCCNVEECTFYGFKSHDCHIFLQKLLPLAIRELLPAPIADAITAIANFFQDLCSSTVTKTDLEIMEKSVVKALCLLETIFPQSWFDSMEHLVVHLAEEIRLAGPAYWHWMYPIERLLGKLKQKVGNKARVEGSIAERYMEEEIVNICAFYFASDSIHNKLSRNEVLYSSKSDHLLQQNRPYSSKSGRL encoded by the coding sequence ATGGGAGAAGATGGTACAATGAAGTGTCCTTGTAAACGTTGTAGGAATTTGAATTGGTTAAGTATCGATGATGTTAGATTCCATTTACTTGCTAAGGGGATGCTTGAGGGTTATACCGTTTGGACATCacatggtgaagaaagaggaagaaaacgTAGTCGAACATCGTATAATCGTTATTGTGTTCGGGAACCTACGAGGGTAGAACAACCGGTAGATTTGAATGCGATGCTACATGATTTTGCCGGTGAAAATTCCGAATTTTATAACAACGTGGATACGGGAACTAGGAATGTAGAAGAAGTTCCAAATGATAGTGCAAGAAAATTGTATGAGGTGATTGTTGAAAATGGAGCACCTATTTATCCCGGTAATACGAAGTATACAAGATTAAGCTTTACCACAAAATTGTTAGAATTCAAGAATATCTCACATTGTAGTAATAAGGCTTTTGATAGTTTGCTTACACTTTTTGCGGATGTATTACCAAAAAAACACACGTTGCCCCAAACTTATTATGAAATGAAGAAGATAATGAAGGGTTTGAGGGTTGAATATCAAAAGATTGATTTAtgtgagaatgattgtatgttattttatggagatgacaaggataaagttgtgtgtgatatatgtgGTCAAGATCGTTATCGGGATGTTTTGAGGAAAGATggtaaaaaaataccaaaaaaaatattgagacatTTTCCTTTGATTCCTCGACTACAACGCTTGTATATGTCAAAACATACATCCGACCATATGAGATGGTACAAGAATCGAGATGTCAAAGAGGGAGAAATTAGTCATCCCGCGGACGGAGAAGAGTGGAAAAATTTTGATCGTCGATATCCATcatttgctcaagaaattcGTAATATAAGGCTTGGCCTTGCAACCGACGGTTTCAACCCATTTGGCCCTACCGGGAAAAAGACATATAGTGTGTGGCCCATAGTAGTAGTTGTCTACAATCTTCCGCCATCAATGTGTATGAAAAAACCCTATATGTTTATGACCGATATAGTGCCGGGTCCGAATAGCATTGGCAAAGATATTAACGTTTGTCTAAGGCCtctcattgatgaattgaagatATTGTGGAATACAGGAATTGAAACATATGATCAAtctttgaaacaaaattttacaatgaGAGCGGCTCTTATGTGGACAATTAGTGATTATCCCGCTATGAGTATGATAAGTGGATGGTCGGGTAAAGGAAAATTAGGATGTCAAGTGTGTCTTGGAAGTGTGCAAGGGTTTCAATTAAAACATTGTGGTAAATGTAGTTTCTATGGCACGAACCGAATATTCCTTGAACCGAATGATCCACTACGTCAGAaaagtaatttgtttgataatgcGGAAAGAAGAGTGTTTCGTGGTCGTTTGTCCGGGGAGGGTGTAAAGGAGTTGCTTGACGGTTTAGTTTTTCCACCACCCGGAAAGACTAATACAAAGGCGAGGAGTATCGGATATGGGGAAGAGCATCATTGGACTCATGTTCCAATTTTTTATGAACTCCCTTATTGGTCTTCACATAGTTtacgatattcaattgatatcatgcatacggaaaaaaatgtttttgagaaCCTATTTTTTACTATTGTGAATGCGAAGAAGTCAAAGGATCACAAAAAAGCAAGAGCGGATTGCAAGCACTTTGGTGTGTTACCTCATTTGTGGATCGATGAAAATGGCAAGTCACCCAAAGCACCTTTTTCCATTACAAGAAAACAACGTAAACTTTTGTGTGAATGGATTAGTTCACTGAAACTTCCAGACGGTTATTCCTCAAATATATCTCGTTGTTGTAATGTTGAGGAGTGTACATTTTATGGATTCAAATCGcatgattgtcatatatttcttcaaaaattattgcCTCTTGCAATTCGTGAGCTTTTACCGGCGCCTATTGCGGATGCCATCACGGCAattgcaaatttttttcaagatttgtgcTCATCCACGGTTACAAAAACCGATTTGGAAATAATGGAAAAATCAGTTGTGAAGGCATTGTGtttgttggaaacaatttttcctcaaaGTTGGTTTGATTCGATGGAACACTTGGTTGTGCATTTGGCGGAAGAAATTAGACTTGCTGGACCTGCTTACTGGCATTGGATGTATCCAATTGAGCGTTTATTGgggaaactaaaacaaaaagtcGGCAATAAAGCAAGAGTTGAGGGTTCTATTGCCGAACGATATATGGAGGAGGAGATTGTCAATATTTGTGCTTTTTACTTTGCATCCGACTCGATTCATAATAAATTAAGTCGTAACGAAGTTTTGTACTCATCTAAGAGcgaccatcttcttcaacaaaaCCGACCGTACTCATCTAAGAGCGGTCGGTTATga